A window of Leclercia adecarboxylata contains these coding sequences:
- a CDS encoding DUF1161 domain-containing protein produces the protein MKRLPWITALLLAGIAPAALAAPDNCERIKSDIQQRIINNGVPESGFMLNIVPNDQADKPDAEVVGHCANDTLKILYTRTSSGNYPVSGGGNQAPAPREPQ, from the coding sequence ATGAAACGGTTACCCTGGATTACTGCACTTTTGCTCGCGGGCATTGCCCCGGCCGCGCTGGCGGCACCCGATAACTGCGAGCGGATCAAAAGCGACATTCAACAGCGGATTATCAATAACGGCGTGCCGGAGAGCGGCTTTATGCTGAACATTGTGCCTAACGATCAGGCCGATAAACCCGACGCCGAAGTGGTAGGCCACTGCGCCAATGACACCCTCAAAATCCTCTATACCCGCACCAGCAGCGGCAACTATCCGGTGAGCGGAGGCGGCAATCAGGCTCCTGCCCCCCGCGAGCCGCAGTGA
- a CDS encoding YnfC family lipoprotein → MLVLAALLMGCDNTAAPLSFTPEMASFSNEFDFDPLRGPVKDFSQTLINEKGEVAKRVSGTLSEEGCFDSLELHDLEANTGIALVLDANYYLDAQTHQKRLRLQGKCQLAELPASGISWDTDDNGFIVSAHGKDMEVNYRYDADGYPLGKTTVSGEQHLSITATPAADKRKKLDYTSISQLNDKPLGNVKQTCDYDSHDNPVECELVVVDESVKPAVSRKYTIKNNIEYY, encoded by the coding sequence ATGCTTGTCCTGGCAGCTCTGTTGATGGGGTGTGACAACACCGCCGCGCCGCTGTCGTTTACGCCAGAAATGGCCAGTTTTTCAAACGAATTTGATTTCGATCCCCTGCGCGGGCCGGTGAAAGACTTCAGCCAGACGCTGATCAATGAAAAAGGGGAAGTGGCCAAGCGCGTCAGCGGCACGCTCTCGGAGGAAGGCTGCTTTGACAGCCTGGAGCTGCACGATCTCGAAGCTAACACCGGCATCGCGCTGGTGCTGGACGCCAACTACTATCTGGATGCCCAGACCCACCAGAAAAGGCTGCGCCTGCAGGGGAAATGCCAGCTGGCGGAACTGCCCGCGTCGGGGATTTCATGGGATACGGATGACAACGGCTTTATCGTCAGCGCCCACGGCAAGGATATGGAAGTAAACTATCGCTATGATGCCGACGGCTATCCGCTGGGCAAAACCACCGTGTCCGGGGAGCAGCATCTCTCCATTACGGCGACCCCCGCGGCTGACAAGCGTAAGAAGCTCGACTACACCTCGATCAGCCAGTTGAACGATAAGCCGCTGGGCAATGTGAAACAGACCTGTGATTACGACAGCCACGACAACCCGGTAGAATGCGAGCTGGTCGTGGTGGATGAAAGCGTGAAGCCTGCAGTGTCGCGTAAGTACACCATCAAAAATAACATCGAATACTACTAA
- a CDS encoding DUF1283 family protein gives MRKLNTRLCLAALLAAVFIAPVSANTSKLIIESGDSAQSRQNAAMDKEQWNDTRSLRQKVNTRAEKEWDKEDVAFDARDKCQQSANVNAYWEPNTLRCLDRRTGRVMAP, from the coding sequence ATGCGTAAACTGAACACACGCCTCTGTCTGGCTGCCCTGCTGGCCGCTGTTTTCATCGCGCCAGTCTCCGCCAACACCAGCAAACTGATTATTGAATCCGGCGACAGCGCCCAGAGCCGTCAGAATGCCGCCATGGATAAAGAGCAATGGAACGACACCCGCAGCCTGCGCCAGAAGGTGAATACCCGCGCGGAGAAAGAGTGGGACAAAGAGGATGTGGCCTTTGACGCGCGGGATAAATGCCAGCAGAGCGCCAATGTCAACGCCTACTGGGAGCCCAACACCCTGCGCTGCCTCGACCGTCGTACCGGCCGCGTGATGGCCCCCTGA
- a CDS encoding YnfA family protein — MFKTTLLFFATALCEILGCFLPWLWLKKGASVLLLIPAGVALALFVWLLTLHPAASGRVYAAYGGVYVCTALLWLRVVDGVRLSLYDWAGAAVALCGMLIIVAGWGRA, encoded by the coding sequence ATGTTTAAAACAACTCTGCTCTTTTTTGCTACCGCCCTGTGTGAAATTCTCGGCTGTTTTCTGCCCTGGCTATGGCTGAAGAAAGGAGCCTCGGTTCTGCTGCTCATTCCCGCTGGCGTTGCCCTGGCGCTGTTTGTCTGGCTGCTGACGCTGCACCCGGCGGCAAGCGGACGCGTCTACGCCGCCTATGGCGGGGTGTACGTTTGCACCGCGCTGCTGTGGCTGCGGGTGGTGGATGGGGTCAGGCTGAGCCTGTATGACTGGGCGGGTGCCGCGGTTGCGCTGTGCGGCATGCTGATCATCGTGGCGGGTTGGGGGCGCGCTTAA
- the manD gene encoding D-mannonate dehydratase ManD, whose translation MKIVGAEVFVTCPGRNFVTLKITTDEGIVGLGDATLNGRELSVASYLKDHLCPQLIGRDAHRIEDIWQFFYKGAYWRRGPVTMSAISAIDMALWDIKAKAANMPLYQLLGGASREGVMVYCHTTGHTIDDVLEDYARHKEMGFKAIRVQCGVPGMKTTYGMSKGKGLAYEPATKGNWPEEQLWSTEKYLDFTPKLFDAVRNKYGFNEHLLHDMHHRLTPIEAARFGKSIEQYRMFWMEDPTPAENQECFRLIRQHTVTPIAVGEVFNSIWDCKQLIEEQLIDYIRTTITHAGGITGMRRIADFASLYQVRTGSHGPSDLSPICHAAALHFDLWVPNFGVQEYMGYSEQMLEVFHHNWTFEDGYMHPGDKPGLGIDFDEKLAAKYPYDPAYLPVARLEDGTLWNW comes from the coding sequence ATGAAGATCGTAGGGGCTGAAGTATTTGTCACCTGTCCTGGGCGTAACTTTGTCACGCTGAAAATCACCACCGACGAAGGGATCGTCGGCCTGGGTGATGCCACCCTGAATGGCCGCGAGCTCTCCGTCGCGTCCTACCTGAAAGATCATCTCTGCCCGCAGTTAATTGGCCGCGATGCTCACCGTATCGAAGATATCTGGCAGTTCTTCTATAAAGGCGCGTACTGGCGTCGCGGCCCGGTCACCATGTCGGCCATTTCCGCCATCGACATGGCGCTGTGGGATATCAAAGCCAAAGCCGCCAATATGCCGCTGTACCAGCTGCTGGGCGGCGCCTCCCGTGAAGGGGTGATGGTGTACTGCCACACCACCGGTCACACCATCGACGACGTGCTGGAAGATTACGCCCGCCACAAAGAGATGGGCTTCAAGGCGATCCGCGTTCAGTGCGGCGTGCCGGGAATGAAAACCACTTACGGCATGTCTAAAGGGAAAGGGCTGGCGTATGAGCCAGCCACCAAAGGCAACTGGCCGGAAGAGCAGCTGTGGTCAACCGAAAAATACCTCGATTTTACGCCGAAATTATTTGACGCCGTACGTAACAAGTATGGCTTTAATGAACACCTGCTGCACGACATGCACCACCGTCTGACGCCGATCGAAGCGGCGCGTTTCGGTAAGAGCATCGAACAGTACCGGATGTTCTGGATGGAAGACCCGACCCCAGCCGAGAACCAGGAGTGCTTCCGTCTGATCCGCCAGCACACCGTCACCCCAATTGCCGTGGGCGAAGTGTTCAACAGCATCTGGGACTGCAAGCAGCTGATCGAAGAGCAGCTGATCGACTACATCCGCACCACCATCACCCATGCGGGCGGGATTACCGGAATGCGTCGGATTGCCGATTTCGCCTCGCTCTACCAGGTGCGTACCGGCTCGCATGGCCCATCGGATCTCTCCCCGATTTGCCACGCGGCGGCACTGCACTTCGACCTGTGGGTACCGAACTTTGGCGTGCAGGAGTACATGGGTTATTCCGAACAGATGCTGGAAGTGTTCCACCATAACTGGACCTTCGAAGATGGCTACATGCATCCGGGCGATAAGCCGGGCCTGGGCATCGATTTTGACGAGAAACTGGCGGCGAAATATCCCTACGATCCCGCTTACCTGCCGGTTGCGCGTCTTGAAGATGGCACGCTGTGGAACTGGTAA
- a CDS encoding Zn-dependent oxidoreductase, producing MKSIVIQQPNALAIEERPLPTPAAGEVRVKVKLAGICGSDSHIYRGHNPFAKYPRVIGHEFFGVIDAVGEGVDAARLGQRVSVDPVISCGHCYPCSVGKPNVCTSLVVLGVHRDGGFSEFAVVPAKNAWVIPNAISDKHAVMVEPFTIAANVTGHVSPTEQDIALIYGAGPMGLVTVQALKGVYKVKQVIVVDRIEERLAMAERSGADWVINNSDQSLQALLEEKGIKPTLIIDAACHPSILQEAVNLASPGGRIVLMGFSSDPSQVAQQGITGKELSIFSSRLNANKFPVVINWLEKRLIDPDKLITHSFEYQHVKDAIELFEKDQRQCCKVLLTFSE from the coding sequence ATGAAAAGTATCGTTATTCAACAACCGAATGCGCTGGCGATCGAAGAGCGTCCGTTACCGACGCCTGCCGCAGGCGAAGTGCGCGTCAAGGTAAAGCTGGCGGGGATCTGCGGTTCCGACAGCCACATCTATCGCGGCCACAACCCGTTCGCCAAATACCCGCGCGTGATTGGCCATGAGTTCTTTGGCGTCATCGATGCTGTCGGCGAAGGCGTCGACGCCGCGCGCCTGGGCCAGCGCGTCTCGGTTGATCCGGTGATCAGCTGCGGTCATTGCTACCCGTGCTCGGTGGGCAAGCCGAACGTCTGCACCTCGCTGGTGGTGCTGGGCGTCCACCGCGACGGCGGTTTCAGTGAATTCGCCGTTGTGCCGGCTAAAAATGCCTGGGTCATTCCGAATGCCATCAGCGATAAGCACGCGGTAATGGTTGAACCCTTCACGATTGCCGCCAACGTCACCGGCCATGTCAGTCCGACAGAGCAGGATATTGCGCTGATTTATGGCGCCGGGCCGATGGGGCTGGTCACCGTTCAGGCGCTGAAGGGCGTCTACAAGGTGAAACAGGTGATTGTGGTTGATCGCATCGAAGAGCGTCTGGCGATGGCAGAGCGCAGCGGGGCAGACTGGGTCATCAACAACAGCGATCAGTCCCTGCAGGCGCTGCTGGAAGAGAAGGGCATCAAGCCGACGCTGATTATTGATGCGGCCTGTCACCCGTCTATTTTGCAGGAAGCGGTCAATCTGGCCTCGCCGGGCGGGCGGATTGTGCTGATGGGCTTCTCCAGCGATCCAAGCCAGGTTGCGCAGCAGGGGATCACCGGCAAAGAGCTCTCGATTTTCTCATCACGCCTGAACGCCAATAAGTTCCCGGTGGTTATCAACTGGCTGGAGAAAAGGCTTATCGATCCCGACAAATTGATTACTCACAGCTTTGAGTATCAGCACGTTAAAGACGCCATTGAACTGTTTGAAAAAGACCAGCGGCAGTGCTGCAAGGTATTACTGACGTTCTCTGAATAA
- a CDS encoding MFS transporter, giving the protein MTQVQHERSTSDLIKAAVSGWLGTALEFMDFQLYSLGAALVFHEIFFPEQSAAMALILAMGTYGAGYIARIVGAFIFGKMGDRVGRKKVLFITITMMGICTTLIGVLPTYAQIGIFAPVLLVTLRIIQGLGAGAEISGAGTMLAEYAPKGKRGIISSLVAMGTNCGTLSATAIWAVMFFALDREELIAWGWRVPFLASVVVMIFAIWLRMNLKESPVFEQVAEDAPVQAVAQENTLGAMLKSKSFWLATGLRFGQAGNSGLIQTFLAGYLVQSLMFDKAIPTDALMISSILGFITIPLLGWLSDKFGRRLPYILLSISAIILAYPMISIIVDKSYSPGVIMASIIVIHNFAVLGLFALENITMAEMFGSRNRFTRMAISKEAGGLVAVGFGPVLAGIFCNMTGSWWPIVAMVIVYSCIGLISALLMPEVCDRDLSTLEDAADDKSAALGINGKHRAIS; this is encoded by the coding sequence ATGACTCAAGTACAACATGAAAGATCAACATCAGATCTGATCAAAGCCGCCGTGTCAGGGTGGCTCGGCACTGCGTTAGAGTTCATGGACTTCCAGCTTTATTCCCTGGGCGCGGCGTTAGTTTTCCATGAGATCTTCTTCCCGGAGCAATCCGCGGCGATGGCGCTAATTCTGGCGATGGGCACCTATGGCGCGGGCTATATAGCCCGTATCGTCGGCGCCTTTATTTTCGGCAAAATGGGCGACCGCGTGGGCCGTAAGAAGGTGCTGTTTATCACCATCACCATGATGGGGATCTGTACCACCCTCATCGGCGTGCTGCCAACCTATGCACAGATTGGTATTTTCGCCCCGGTGCTGCTGGTGACCCTGCGAATTATCCAGGGGCTGGGGGCAGGCGCGGAGATCTCCGGTGCAGGCACCATGCTGGCGGAATACGCGCCGAAAGGGAAACGCGGCATCATCTCTTCCCTGGTGGCGATGGGCACCAACTGCGGCACCCTGAGCGCCACGGCGATTTGGGCGGTGATGTTCTTTGCCCTCGACCGTGAAGAGCTGATTGCCTGGGGCTGGCGTGTGCCGTTCCTCGCGAGCGTGGTGGTGATGATCTTTGCCATCTGGCTGCGTATGAACCTGAAAGAGAGCCCGGTCTTTGAGCAGGTTGCGGAAGATGCGCCGGTGCAGGCGGTTGCACAGGAAAACACCCTGGGCGCAATGCTGAAGAGCAAATCGTTCTGGCTTGCCACCGGCCTGCGTTTCGGCCAGGCGGGTAACTCAGGCCTGATCCAGACCTTCCTTGCGGGTTATCTGGTGCAGAGCCTGATGTTTGATAAAGCGATTCCGACCGACGCCTTAATGATCAGCTCTATTCTCGGGTTTATTACTATTCCGCTGCTGGGCTGGTTGTCCGATAAATTTGGCCGTCGTCTGCCTTATATTCTGCTGAGCATTTCGGCCATTATTCTGGCCTACCCGATGATATCGATTATTGTCGATAAGTCGTACAGCCCTGGCGTCATCATGGCCTCGATTATCGTGATTCATAACTTTGCGGTACTTGGCCTGTTTGCCCTGGAAAACATCACCATGGCAGAGATGTTTGGCTCCCGTAACCGCTTTACCCGGATGGCCATTTCGAAAGAGGCGGGCGGTCTTGTGGCGGTGGGCTTTGGTCCGGTGCTGGCGGGTATCTTCTGCAACATGACCGGTTCCTGGTGGCCCATTGTCGCGATGGTGATTGTCTACTCCTGCATCGGCCTGATCTCAGCCCTGCTGATGCCTGAAGTGTGTGACCGCGACCTCAGCACGCTGGAAGACGCCGCAGACGACAAATCTGCTGCGCTGGGGATTAACGGTAAGCATCGCGCCATCTCCTGA
- a CDS encoding mannitol dehydrogenase family protein, which yields MKNPLLHAQATLPQYNRDNLQTRIVHLGFGAFHRAHQAVYADILAAGHGSDWGYCEVNLIGGEQQIADLKAQDNLFTVAEMSADAWTARVVGVVKKALHAQVDGLEAVLAAMCEPQVAIVSLTITEKGYCHAPATGELMLDHPLIAADLQNPHQPVSAVGVVVEALARRKNAGLPAFTVMSCDNMPENGHVMRNVTCAYARAVSAELAEWIETHVTFPSTMVDRIVPAVTADTLNKIEQITGVRDPAGVACEPFRQWVIEDNFVAGRPAWEKAGAELVADVIPFEEMKLRMLNGSHSFLAYLGYLAGYQHINDCMEDANYKRAARALMLNEQAPTLKVTGVDLGRYADLLIERYSNPALRHRTWQIAMDGSQKLPQRMLDSVRWHRVHQKPFPLLALGVAGWMRYVGGVDEQGETIEVCDPLLPVIQAAVKGSAEGEDRVKALLGIDTIFGKELPQDRVFVDAVMNAYAALLKDGAKATVAQYAADI from the coding sequence ATGAAAAATCCGTTATTACATGCGCAAGCCACGCTTCCTCAATACAACCGCGACAACCTGCAGACACGCATCGTGCATCTGGGGTTCGGAGCCTTTCATCGCGCGCACCAGGCGGTCTATGCCGATATTCTGGCCGCCGGGCACGGCAGCGACTGGGGCTACTGCGAGGTCAATCTGATTGGCGGCGAGCAGCAGATCGCGGATCTCAAGGCGCAGGATAATCTCTTCACCGTGGCTGAAATGTCTGCCGATGCCTGGACGGCGCGGGTTGTTGGCGTGGTCAAAAAAGCGCTGCATGCCCAGGTTGATGGGCTGGAAGCGGTGCTGGCGGCCATGTGCGAACCGCAGGTGGCGATCGTCTCGTTAACCATCACCGAAAAAGGATACTGCCACGCCCCGGCCACCGGAGAGTTGATGCTCGATCATCCGCTGATCGCCGCCGATCTGCAAAATCCGCACCAGCCGGTTTCCGCTGTGGGCGTGGTGGTAGAAGCCCTGGCCCGACGTAAAAATGCCGGACTGCCGGCCTTTACCGTGATGTCCTGCGACAACATGCCGGAAAACGGCCACGTAATGCGCAACGTCACCTGTGCCTATGCCCGCGCGGTGAGCGCTGAGCTGGCGGAGTGGATCGAAACGCACGTTACGTTCCCGTCGACCATGGTCGACCGTATTGTGCCTGCCGTCACTGCCGATACCCTGAACAAAATCGAGCAGATCACCGGCGTGCGCGATCCGGCAGGTGTGGCCTGTGAACCGTTCCGCCAGTGGGTGATTGAAGATAACTTTGTTGCGGGTCGTCCGGCGTGGGAGAAAGCCGGGGCCGAGCTGGTGGCCGACGTTATTCCGTTCGAAGAGATGAAGCTGCGCATGCTGAACGGCAGCCACTCCTTCCTGGCCTATCTGGGCTATCTGGCGGGCTATCAGCACATTAACGACTGCATGGAGGATGCAAATTACAAGCGCGCCGCCCGCGCACTGATGCTCAACGAGCAGGCTCCAACCCTGAAAGTCACCGGCGTGGACCTCGGGCGTTACGCCGATCTGCTGATCGAACGTTACAGCAACCCGGCCCTGCGCCACCGCACCTGGCAGATCGCCATGGACGGCAGCCAGAAGCTGCCGCAGCGTATGCTGGACTCCGTGCGCTGGCACCGGGTGCATCAGAAGCCGTTCCCGCTGCTGGCGCTGGGCGTTGCGGGCTGGATGCGTTATGTCGGTGGAGTGGATGAGCAGGGTGAAACCATTGAGGTGTGCGACCCGCTGCTGCCGGTCATTCAGGCAGCGGTTAAAGGCAGTGCGGAAGGTGAAGACCGCGTCAAAGCCCTGCTGGGAATTGACACTATTTTCGGTAAAGAGTTACCTCAGGACCGCGTATTTGTTGATGCCGTCATGAACGCCTACGCGGCATTATTAAAAGACGGGGCGAAAGCCACAGTGGCACAATACGCCGCAGATATTTAA
- a CDS encoding universal stress protein, with the protein MYKKILMPVDVFEMDLSDKAVRHAAFLARADNAEITLLNVLPVNSRALLRGFSSDIIKFETYMTEESRKKMNELKRLFDVPPERMHTEVRFGSVRDEIIAMGTEGKFDIIVIGSKKPGVTTHLLGSNAESVLRYAKIPVLVVR; encoded by the coding sequence ATGTATAAAAAAATATTGATGCCTGTCGATGTATTTGAAATGGATTTAAGTGATAAGGCTGTGCGTCATGCCGCGTTTCTGGCGAGGGCGGATAACGCTGAAATCACGCTGTTAAATGTTCTTCCAGTCAACAGTCGCGCACTGCTCCGGGGCTTCTCTTCGGATATCATTAAGTTCGAAACCTATATGACCGAAGAGTCCAGGAAAAAGATGAACGAATTAAAACGGCTCTTTGATGTACCGCCGGAGAGAATGCATACCGAAGTGCGTTTTGGCAGCGTGCGCGATGAAATCATCGCGATGGGGACTGAGGGTAAATTCGATATTATTGTTATCGGTTCGAAAAAGCCTGGCGTAACTACCCATCTGCTGGGTTCAAATGCGGAATCGGTATTACGCTATGCTAAAATTCCGGTATTAGTGGTGCGCTAA
- a CDS encoding GntR family transcriptional regulator, translated as MAAESQLNPTQPVNQQIYRILRSDIVHCLIPPGTPLSEKEVSVRFDVSRQPVREAFIKLAENGLIQIRPQRGSYVNKISLSQVQNGCFVRQAIECAVVRRAASLVDDNQCYHLEQNLHQQRIAIERKQLNDFFLLDDEFHQKLAQIAGCQLAWDTIENIKATMDRVRYMSLDHVSPPEMLLRQHLDIFHALEKRDADAVEKAMTLHLQEIGESVQLIRQENSDWFSEE; from the coding sequence ATGGCCGCTGAATCGCAACTTAATCCGACCCAACCCGTTAATCAGCAAATTTATCGTATTTTGCGCAGCGACATCGTGCATTGTCTGATCCCACCGGGTACCCCACTTTCTGAAAAAGAGGTGTCGGTCCGCTTTGACGTCTCCCGCCAGCCGGTTCGCGAAGCCTTTATCAAGCTTGCCGAAAATGGCCTGATCCAGATCCGCCCCCAGCGCGGCAGCTACGTCAATAAGATCTCACTCAGCCAGGTGCAAAACGGCTGTTTTGTCCGTCAGGCCATCGAGTGTGCCGTGGTCCGTCGGGCGGCAAGTCTGGTCGACGACAATCAGTGCTATCACCTTGAGCAGAATCTGCATCAACAGCGCATCGCCATTGAACGTAAACAGCTGAATGATTTCTTCCTGCTTGACGACGAATTTCACCAGAAGCTGGCGCAAATTGCCGGTTGTCAGCTGGCGTGGGATACCATCGAGAACATCAAGGCGACCATGGATCGGGTGCGTTATATGAGTCTTGACCACGTTTCACCGCCGGAGATGCTGCTGCGTCAGCATCTGGATATTTTCCACGCCCTGGAAAAACGCGACGCCGATGCGGTTGAAAAAGCGATGACCCTGCATTTGCAGGAAATTGGCGAGTCGGTACAGTTAATTCGTCAGGAAAACAGCGACTGGTTTAGCGAAGAGTAA
- the ydfG gene encoding bifunctional NADP-dependent 3-hydroxy acid dehydrogenase/3-hydroxypropionate dehydrogenase YdfG has translation MIILVTGATAGFGESITRRFVANGHKVIATGRRQERLQELKDALGDSILTAQLDVRNRASIEEMIANLPAEWRDIDVLVNNAGLALGLEPAHKASVEDWETMIDTNNKGLVYMTRAVLPGMVERNRGHVINIGSTAGSWPYAGGNVYGATKAFVRQFSLNLRTDLHGTAIRVTDIEPGLVGGTEFSNVRFKGDDDKAGKTYENTTALTPEDVTEAVWWVATLPKHVNINTVEMMPVTQSFAGLSVHRG, from the coding sequence ATGATAATTTTAGTTACCGGAGCGACTGCGGGTTTTGGTGAAAGCATCACGCGTCGTTTTGTTGCCAACGGACATAAAGTGATTGCTACCGGCCGTCGTCAGGAGCGTCTGCAGGAGCTGAAAGATGCGCTCGGCGACAGCATTCTGACCGCGCAGCTGGACGTGCGTAACCGCGCATCCATTGAAGAGATGATTGCCAACCTGCCTGCCGAATGGCGTGACATCGACGTGCTGGTTAACAACGCCGGGCTGGCGCTGGGGCTTGAGCCTGCGCACAAAGCCAGCGTCGAAGACTGGGAAACGATGATTGACACCAACAACAAAGGCCTGGTCTACATGACCCGCGCCGTGTTGCCTGGCATGGTCGAGCGCAACCGCGGTCACGTGATCAACATCGGCTCCACTGCCGGTAGCTGGCCGTATGCAGGCGGCAACGTCTATGGCGCGACCAAAGCCTTTGTGCGCCAGTTCAGCCTGAACCTGCGCACCGACCTGCACGGTACCGCCATCCGGGTGACGGATATTGAGCCGGGTCTGGTTGGCGGCACAGAGTTCTCCAACGTCCGCTTTAAAGGCGATGACGACAAAGCAGGTAAAACCTACGAGAACACCACCGCCCTGACGCCGGAAGACGTTACCGAAGCCGTCTGGTGGGTAGCGACCCTGCCGAAACACGTCAACATCAATACCGTTGAAATGATGCCGGTTACGCAGAGTTTTGCTGGCCTGAGCGTCCACCGCGGATGA